A window of the Janthinobacterium agaricidamnosum NBRC 102515 = DSM 9628 genome harbors these coding sequences:
- the thiL gene encoding thiamine-phosphate kinase translates to MLSEFDLIKEYFQRPRAGRATLGIGDDCALLTPTPGRQMAISSDMLVEGRHFFSGADPRKLGHKSLAVNLSDLAAMGARPVAFTLALALPEANRHWLAGFSEGLFALADEFGCELIGGDTTKGPLNICITIFGELSPGQALRRAAAQAGDDIWISGTLGDARLALAGYRIEHKLDPADLALAAQRMHAPSPRVRLGVALAASGLAHAAIDISDGLVGDLGHILAASKVGATLDVDALPAGPVLAAQEQALRRRFTAAGGDDYELCFSAPVSSRAAILALAAAAATQVTRVGSIDSASGLRLVDGDRRALDLALAGFDHFTA, encoded by the coding sequence TCGGCATCGGCGACGATTGCGCGCTGCTGACGCCGACGCCGGGCCGGCAGATGGCGATTTCGTCCGATATGCTGGTCGAAGGCCGGCATTTCTTCTCCGGCGCCGACCCGCGCAAGCTGGGCCATAAAAGCCTGGCGGTGAATTTGTCGGACCTGGCGGCGATGGGCGCCCGTCCGGTCGCTTTTACGCTGGCGCTGGCGCTGCCCGAGGCGAACCGCCACTGGCTGGCCGGCTTTTCGGAAGGCCTGTTTGCGCTGGCCGACGAATTCGGCTGCGAGCTGATCGGCGGCGACACCACCAAGGGACCGCTGAATATCTGCATCACCATTTTCGGCGAACTGTCACCGGGCCAGGCCTTGCGGCGCGCCGCGGCGCAGGCCGGCGACGATATCTGGATCAGCGGCACGCTGGGCGACGCCCGGCTGGCGCTGGCCGGCTACCGCATCGAACATAAGCTGGACCCGGCCGACCTGGCGCTTGCGGCGCAACGCATGCATGCACCGTCGCCCCGCGTGCGGCTCGGCGTGGCGCTGGCCGCATCCGGGCTGGCCCACGCGGCGATCGATATTTCGGATGGACTGGTGGGCGACCTCGGCCACATCCTCGCGGCATCGAAGGTCGGCGCCACGCTGGATGTCGACGCCTTGCCGGCCGGACCGGTGCTGGCCGCGCAGGAGCAGGCGCTGCGGCGCCGTTTCACGGCGGCCGGCGGCGACGATTATGAATTGTGCTTCAGCGCGCCGGTCTCGTCGCGCGCGGCGATCCTGGCGCTGGCCGCCGCGGCAGCCACGCAGGTGACGCGGGTCGGCAGCATCGATAGCGCCAGCGGCTTGCGGCTGGTCGATGGCGATCGCCGCGCGCTGGACCTGGCATTGGCCGGCTTCGACCACTTCACGGCCTGA